A genomic region of Papaver somniferum cultivar HN1 chromosome 7, ASM357369v1, whole genome shotgun sequence contains the following coding sequences:
- the LOC113298125 gene encoding sister chromatid cohesion 1 protein 2-like: MFYSQCLLSRNGPLRAIWVAAYFHKKLKKEQIAQTDISSSVDEIVLNEYTVTYRVLGYLLLGVVRIYSKKVEYLFDDCQDCLVRINMYKKDKLPKESMCAPHSAITLPDTFALDAFNLEIVEDVTGRSDHVLEQDFSREKSKTNEQTLEEAWEIARNAYFLDKYQEEGTASFASSSHNAPIEDPPLSLAVDIGVRLSPARSGSHASIEKLQNLQFLQEDYADLEMFSEADEPLTPSKQNIEMNNHEERIISMEMTPPGNENLLSVQLPQEEGCPDLEMSVEIDEPRTPSRQVDEMSSKKERQVKNLEIRLPGLGEPHDISKNHPVASPIDKCADKLSNILGYQGDATPEVVGVQTPARKDQGRRTRKRKVVWDDTAVLPNEVIKQSIYDSSSLVFKRRKAPVTALGTWRANTVPKLCQDFTKPLILGCSWLEDLFYKKKYKVQQVEADKASNNSTEKVHETQSKYSEQHVDMEESYVDPPPLASVGLVKCTTSRVSGENGAEIFSGSEAEKKAATEIPDLGLNLTDEEIGQHEDHQKSGELSVTTRKLAKYLSESFQSKKGQNEKEVLSLEPMLKGRTKRESAKLFYEILVLKTLDMINVKQEAPYDDIVLMPATLQTEENL, from the exons ATGTTCTATTCACAGTGTCTTCTTTCCAGAAATGGACCATTAAGAGCTATATGGGTTGCGGCTTATTTTCATAAAAAACTTAAGAAAGAACAAATTGCTCAGACTGATATCTCTTCTTCTGTTG ATGAAATCGTTCTAAATGAATATACTGTCACGTATAGAGTACTGGGTTACCTTCTTCTTGGTGTGGTCAGGATATACTCAAAGAAAGTCGAGTATCTATTTGATGATTGTCAGGATTGTCTTGTTAGAATCAACATGTACAAAAAAGATAAGTTACCCAAGGAATCCATGTGTGCCCCACATTCTGCTATCACTCTGCCAGACACATTCGCACTTGATGCTTTTAATTTAGAAATTGTAGAAGATGTGACTGGAAGATCAGATCATGTTTTAGAGCAGGATTTTAGCAG GGAGAAATCAAAAACCAACGAGCAAACACTAGAAG aagcatgggaaatTGCAAGAAATGCTTACTTTTTGGACAAG TATCAAGAGGAGGGCACAGCTTCCTTTGCCAGTAGTTCTCACAATGCACCAATTGAAGA TCCTCCTTTGTCTCTGGCGGTGGACATTGGAGTGAGACTAAGCCCGGCACGAAGTGGATCACATGCAAGCATCGAGAAGCTTCAAAACCTTcagtttcttcaagaagattatGCAGATCTTGAAATGTTCTCTGAAGCAGATGAACCTCTTACTCCCAGTAAACAAAATATCGAAATGAATAATCACGAGGAACGGATTATTTCGATGGAGATGACACCGCCTGGGAATGAAAATCTTCTAAGTGTTCAGCTACCTCAAGAAGAGGGATGCCCAGACCTTGAAATGTCTGTTGAAATCGATGAACCTCGGACGCCGAGTAGACAAGTTGATGAAATGAGTAGTAAGAAAGAGCGTCAGGTCAAGAATTTGGAGATTAGACTGCCTGGTCTTGGGGAACCTCATGATATTAGTAAAAACCATCCAGTAGCTTCACCAATAGACAAATGTGCTGACAAGTTGTCGAACATATTAGGTTATCAAG GTGATGCTACCCCAGAGGTCGTTGGAGTTCAAACTCCCGCTAGGAAGGACCAAGGTAGAAGAACAAGGAAGCGAAAAGTTGTATGGGATGACACTGCAGTGTTACCAAATGA AGTAATCAAGCAAAGCATATATGACTCAAGTTCATTAGTATTTAAGCGGAGAAAAGCTCCAGTGACTGCTCTAGGCACTTGGAGAGCCAACACAGTTCCCAAACTCTGTCAGGACTTTACGAAGCCTTTGATTCTTG GTTGTTCTTGGCTTGAGGACCTCTTCTACAAAAAGAAATATAAGGTCCAACAAGTTGAAGCGGATAAAGCTTCTAACAACTCGACAGAGAAGGTACATGAGACACAATCCAAATATTCGGAACAGCATGTAGACATGGAGGAAAGTTATGTTGATCCCCCACCTTTGGCATCTGTTGGGTTAGTTAAGTGCACCACGTCTAGGGTATCTGGCGAAAATGGAGCTGAAATTTTCAGTGGAAGTGAAGCAGAAAAGAAAGCTGCAACTGAGATCCCAGACCTTGGGCTTAATCTGACAGATGAG GAAATAGGCCAGCATGAAGACCATCAAAAGTCAG GTGAATTGTCAGTTACCACAAG AAAATTGGCCAAATATCTGTCTGAAAGCTTTCAGAGTAAAAAGGGACAAAACGAGAAGGAAGTTTTAAGTTTGGAACCAATGCTTAAAGGCAGGACAAAAAGGGAAAGTGCTAAGCTGTTCTATGAAATACTG GTGTTGAAGACATTGGATATGATAAATGTGAAGCAAGAAGCTCCATATGATGACATAGTATTGATGCCAGCAACTCTGCAAACTGAAGAAAATCTCTAG